A genomic segment from Prochlorothrix hollandica PCC 9006 = CALU 1027 encodes:
- a CDS encoding DUF2811 domain-containing protein, whose protein sequence is MQPTISLVADIPEELFESLQSYLESHPDWDHDRVVAAALSLFLLQNGNNDRRAARVYLDTLFKQPA, encoded by the coding sequence ATGCAACCCACCATTAGCCTCGTCGCCGATATACCAGAAGAGCTTTTTGAATCTCTCCAGTCCTACCTTGAGTCTCATCCCGACTGGGATCACGATCGAGTTGTGGCGGCTGCCTTGTCCCTCTTTCTGTTGCAAAACGGAAACAACGATCGTCGCGCTGCGCGGGTTTACCTCGACACGTTGTTTAAGCAACCCGCTTAG